One Methylobacterium sp. AMS5 genomic region harbors:
- a CDS encoding IS66 family transposase: protein MVAAREAEIDRLHQIIRELQRHRFGRRAESLPVDQLLLGLEEAEQIEAEDLAETDAADASARAARTRRRRANRGTLPAHLPRVERVIDLDERTCPCCRGDLHVIGEDVAECLDIVPAQFRVLVTRRPKYACRACEDVIVQAPAPARLVEGGIPTEASVAHVLVSKYADHLPLYRQAQIDARQGVNLDRSTLADWVGKAAFLLRPVHARLFERPKASDRLFADETTAPVLDPGRGQTKTGQLFAYARDDRPWGGLDPPGVAYLYAPDRKAEHPIRHLAGFKGMLQVDGYAGYKILAARNAVSLAFCWAHVRRRFYELAKAGPAPIATEALARIAELYRVEGEIRARPPDERRAVRQDRSRPVVVALEPWLTAKLGRISQKSKLAEAIRYALGRWAGLSHFLDDGRIDIDNNVVERAIRPLALTRKNALFAGSDGGATHWAIVASLVETCKLNGVEPQAYLADVITRIVAGHPQSNIDDLLPWAYAPQPLKAVA, encoded by the coding sequence ATGGTGGCGGCGCGCGAGGCCGAGATCGATCGGCTTCACCAGATCATCAGGGAGTTGCAGCGTCACCGCTTCGGCCGGCGCGCCGAGAGCCTGCCCGTCGATCAACTGCTCCTGGGCCTGGAGGAAGCCGAGCAGATCGAGGCGGAGGACCTCGCCGAGACCGACGCCGCCGATGCATCGGCCCGCGCGGCCCGCACCCGCAGGCGTCGCGCCAACCGCGGCACCCTGCCGGCCCACCTGCCGCGCGTCGAGCGGGTGATCGACCTCGACGAGCGCACCTGCCCGTGTTGCCGCGGCGACCTCCACGTCATCGGCGAGGACGTCGCCGAGTGCCTCGACATCGTGCCGGCCCAGTTCCGCGTCCTCGTCACCCGGCGACCGAAATATGCCTGCCGGGCGTGCGAGGACGTGATCGTGCAGGCCCCCGCACCCGCCCGCCTCGTCGAGGGCGGAATCCCGACCGAGGCGAGCGTGGCGCACGTGCTGGTGTCCAAGTACGCCGACCACCTGCCGCTTTACCGACAGGCGCAGATCGACGCCCGCCAGGGCGTGAACCTCGACCGTTCGACGCTGGCCGATTGGGTGGGCAAGGCGGCCTTCCTGCTGCGGCCGGTCCACGCGCGGCTGTTCGAGCGGCCGAAGGCGTCGGACCGGCTGTTTGCCGACGAGACCACGGCACCGGTGCTCGATCCGGGCCGCGGGCAGACCAAGACCGGGCAGCTGTTCGCCTACGCCCGCGACGACCGGCCCTGGGGCGGCCTCGACCCGCCCGGCGTGGCCTACCTGTACGCGCCCGACCGCAAGGCCGAACATCCGATCCGTCACCTCGCCGGCTTCAAGGGCATGCTGCAGGTCGACGGCTACGCGGGCTACAAGATCCTGGCTGCGCGCAACGCCGTAAGCTTGGCCTTCTGCTGGGCGCACGTGCGCCGCCGGTTCTACGAACTGGCCAAGGCCGGCCCGGCGCCGATCGCGACCGAGGCGCTCGCCCGCATCGCCGAACTCTACCGGGTCGAGGGAGAGATCCGCGCCCGCCCGCCCGACGAGCGGCGGGCCGTGCGTCAGGACCGCAGCCGGCCGGTCGTGGTGGCGCTGGAGCCGTGGCTTACCGCCAAGCTCGGACGGATCAGCCAGAAGAGCAAGCTCGCCGAGGCGATCCGCTACGCGCTCGGTCGCTGGGCCGGCCTGTCCCACTTCCTCGACGACGGTCGCATCGACATCGACAACAACGTGGTCGAGCGGGCGATCCGGCCGCTGGCTTTGACGCGGAAGAACGCGCTGTTTGCCGGCTCGGACGGTGGGGCCACGCACTGGGCGATCGTCGCCTCGCTGGTCGAGACCTGCAAGCTGAACGGGGTCGAGCCGCAGGCCTACCTCGCCGACGTCATCACCCGCATCGTCGCCGGACACCCGCAGAGCAATATCGACGACCTGCTGCCCTGGGCCTACGCTCCGCAGCCCCTCAAAGCCGTGGCCTGA
- a CDS encoding 2-hydroxyacid dehydrogenase has translation MRVAVFSAKNYERALLDDLNVGQEHDLTYFDALLEPGTASLAAGFTAVSVFVNDSVNRDVLRQLAQGGTKLVATRCTGFNHIDLEAAEEFGIRVVRVVNYSPNSVAEFAVGLLLALNRKVHRAYNRTREGNFRLDGLMGFDLVDRTVAVIGTGKIGTIFGRIMAGFGCRVIGFDVHRSPEFERIGGRYVDAAGVEEADVISMHCPLTPETYHIVDARTLGRVKKGALLINTSRGGLIDTDAAIDALKSGRLGGLAIDVYEQEAELFYRDLSSTVIPDDVIQRLISFPNVIVTGHQAFFTQEALETILGTTLKSISELEAGHPLTNEVAAPRRLQG, from the coding sequence ATGCGAGTTGCAGTGTTCAGTGCGAAAAACTACGAGCGCGCGCTTCTCGATGATCTGAACGTCGGCCAGGAGCATGACCTCACGTATTTCGATGCCTTGCTCGAACCAGGGACGGCCTCACTGGCGGCTGGGTTCACCGCAGTCAGCGTCTTCGTCAACGATAGCGTCAACCGCGATGTTTTGAGGCAGCTCGCCCAGGGGGGAACGAAGCTGGTCGCAACGCGATGCACGGGCTTCAACCACATCGACTTGGAGGCCGCGGAGGAATTCGGAATCCGAGTTGTGCGCGTCGTCAACTATTCTCCGAACTCCGTGGCCGAATTTGCGGTCGGATTGCTCCTGGCGCTCAACCGCAAGGTCCACCGTGCCTACAATCGGACGCGCGAGGGGAACTTCAGACTTGATGGCCTCATGGGGTTCGACCTTGTCGATCGTACCGTGGCAGTGATCGGCACCGGAAAGATCGGGACCATCTTCGGACGGATCATGGCTGGCTTCGGATGCCGGGTGATCGGGTTCGACGTGCATCGGTCGCCCGAATTTGAAAGAATCGGCGGACGCTATGTCGACGCTGCGGGCGTCGAAGAGGCGGACGTCATCTCCATGCATTGCCCCTTGACGCCCGAAACCTATCACATCGTCGATGCGCGAACGCTTGGGCGCGTGAAGAAGGGCGCACTTTTGATCAATACGAGCCGCGGCGGCTTGATCGATACCGACGCGGCGATCGATGCACTCAAGTCCGGCCGGTTGGGCGGGCTGGCCATCGACGTCTATGAGCAAGAGGCAGAGCTGTTCTACAGAGATCTGTCGAGTACTGTGATCCCGGACGACGTCATCCAACGCCTCATCTCGTTCCCCAATGTCATCGTTACAGGACACCAAGCGTTCTTCACCCAGGAAGCGCTGGAGACGATCCTCGGCACGACGCTCAAAAGCATCTCTGAACTCGAGGCGGGCCACCCTCTCACAAACGAAGTTGCAGCTCCGAGACGCTTGCAAGGATGA
- a CDS encoding glycosyl hydrolase family 65 protein gives MLRPRYVPPEDIFPPNPWAFEAVQYDARLAQELTGQAETMFALSNGYLGIRGSVEEGTPVQEAGTYLSGFYEHRPISYGEHAYGFPTVGQSILNCPSGTALKLFVEDEPFVVPQAEILSYRRSLDLRAGTLNRDVRWASPAGTRLHMRTVRLVSLAHRHLAAIAFVLTAEDADVEIAISSELENAPSSTADIADPRLAASLAGRVLHPTGFQAEGMRAMLSYRTESSGFHLGCGMDHAVSSDSSYFTEQVCNDDFAAVTIRCKLSRNKPIVVYKYLSYHYSDNSAPARILFQTALTLDRALKSGFQEIVERQRSDVERFWARADVAVECDNLRTQQTIRWNLFQLLQASERSEGHGIGARGLTGRTYEGHYFWDTEIYVLPFLIYTNPAIARSVLKFRYDMLDKARSRARELGHRGATFPWRTINGEEASAYYAAGTAQYHINADIAYALQKYVNVTGDNEFLWSYGAEILTETARLWFDLGFFSESKGEKFCINGVTGPDEYTAIVNNNCFTNLMARENLRYAAQVVRDLKRMHPDRFDALAQRTGLDSSELADWEDASERMYLPYDERLKIHPQDDDFLDLEKWDFAATPENRYPLLLYYHPLNLYRSQVIKQADTVMAMFLLNEHFTHEEKRRNFEYYDPLTTHDSSLSVCIQSVVANEIGLPHKAIEYFNFAAAMDMSDIGGNMMNGAHVAAIGGTWLALAYGFAGLRDSKGCISFNPVLPKEWSHLSLILTVRGQRFRIEVDPTSVIYTLLSGERLKFSHVGEDLILSSAEPVISRPTGQGRVDAQKSNESA, from the coding sequence ATGCTGCGCCCGCGCTATGTTCCACCCGAAGATATCTTTCCGCCAAACCCCTGGGCATTTGAGGCCGTCCAATACGACGCACGTCTGGCGCAAGAATTGACTGGCCAAGCCGAGACGATGTTTGCCCTGTCCAACGGGTATCTGGGCATCCGCGGTTCGGTAGAGGAAGGTACTCCGGTTCAAGAGGCCGGCACCTATCTAAGCGGCTTCTACGAACACCGCCCGATTTCCTACGGTGAGCATGCCTACGGCTTCCCAACCGTGGGCCAAAGCATCTTGAACTGCCCGAGCGGTACGGCCCTGAAGCTCTTCGTCGAAGACGAGCCGTTCGTCGTTCCGCAAGCCGAGATCCTGTCGTATCGGCGGAGCCTCGATCTGCGAGCCGGCACGCTGAACAGAGATGTTCGCTGGGCTTCGCCGGCGGGCACGCGCCTGCATATGCGGACGGTGCGTCTTGTCTCCCTCGCGCATCGGCACCTCGCTGCCATCGCGTTCGTCCTCACGGCAGAAGATGCCGACGTCGAGATCGCGATCTCCTCGGAACTCGAAAACGCTCCGTCATCAACGGCCGACATCGCGGACCCCCGCCTCGCGGCGAGCCTTGCCGGGCGTGTCCTGCACCCGACAGGATTTCAAGCCGAGGGGATGCGCGCAATGTTGAGTTACCGGACTGAAAGCTCCGGGTTTCACCTCGGCTGCGGGATGGACCACGCGGTCTCCTCGGACAGTTCATATTTCACAGAGCAGGTTTGCAACGACGATTTCGCCGCCGTAACGATCCGCTGCAAGCTTTCGCGAAACAAGCCGATCGTGGTTTATAAATATCTGAGCTATCATTATTCAGACAATTCTGCTCCGGCGCGGATCTTGTTCCAAACCGCACTAACCCTGGACCGCGCGCTCAAGAGCGGATTTCAGGAAATCGTCGAGCGCCAAAGGAGCGATGTCGAACGATTCTGGGCGCGAGCCGATGTTGCGGTTGAGTGCGATAACCTGAGAACTCAGCAGACGATCCGCTGGAACCTCTTTCAGCTTCTGCAGGCTTCGGAGCGATCGGAGGGGCACGGAATCGGCGCCAGAGGCCTGACCGGAAGAACCTATGAGGGGCACTATTTCTGGGACACGGAAATATACGTGCTGCCATTCCTGATTTATACGAATCCAGCGATCGCACGTAGTGTTCTGAAGTTTCGCTACGACATGCTGGATAAGGCGCGGTCGCGGGCGCGCGAATTGGGTCACCGTGGGGCGACCTTCCCCTGGCGAACCATCAACGGCGAAGAAGCGTCGGCATATTATGCTGCGGGAACGGCTCAGTATCACATCAATGCTGATATCGCGTACGCCCTCCAAAAGTATGTGAACGTTACCGGCGACAACGAATTCCTCTGGAGCTATGGCGCGGAAATTCTAACGGAGACTGCCCGTCTGTGGTTCGACCTCGGCTTCTTCTCCGAGTCGAAAGGAGAAAAGTTTTGTATCAACGGCGTGACTGGGCCGGATGAATATACCGCGATCGTCAACAATAACTGCTTCACGAACCTGATGGCACGAGAAAACTTGCGCTACGCCGCCCAAGTGGTTCGCGATCTCAAGCGCATGCACCCCGATCGATTCGATGCCTTGGCCCAACGCACTGGTTTGGACAGTTCCGAACTGGCCGATTGGGAGGACGCATCCGAAAGGATGTACCTGCCCTATGACGAGCGCTTGAAGATCCATCCGCAGGATGATGATTTCCTGGACCTCGAGAAATGGGATTTCGCGGCAACCCCAGAAAATCGATATCCACTCTTACTGTACTATCACCCCTTGAATCTCTACAGGTCACAGGTCATCAAGCAGGCTGATACCGTGATGGCCATGTTTTTGCTCAATGAGCACTTTACTCATGAAGAGAAAAGAAGAAACTTCGAATACTACGACCCGCTTACCACACACGATTCATCTTTATCTGTTTGCATTCAGAGTGTCGTAGCAAATGAAATCGGTCTGCCGCACAAAGCAATCGAATATTTCAATTTCGCTGCGGCAATGGATATGTCGGATATCGGCGGGAATATGATGAACGGCGCTCACGTCGCCGCAATCGGCGGCACGTGGCTTGCCCTCGCCTATGGATTCGCCGGGCTTCGCGACAGCAAGGGCTGCATTTCGTTCAATCCCGTCCTCCCGAAGGAGTGGTCCCACCTGAGTCTTATCCTAACCGTAAGAGGACAGAGGTTTCGGATCGAGGTTGATCCTACCTCTGTCATTTACACTCTTCTCAGCGGAGAGCGGCTGAAGTTCTCGCATGTTGGCGAGGATCTCATTCTTTCCTCCGCGGAGCCGGTGATCTCGCGCCCGACCGGTCAGGGGCGGGTGGACGCTCAAAAGTCGAATGAGTCGGCCTGA
- a CDS encoding TrkA C-terminal domain-containing protein, protein MMASVSELVGTQPILALFLAIGLGYAVGQISILNFSLGVAAVLFVGLLIGALAPKAQINGPLGLVGLIMFLYAIGILYGRQFFEGLSGPGRIYNVLAAVAVVASLLVALGLGAIFDVKLGHTLGIFAGSMVSTAALQAALDTIGNRDPSVGYSVSYPFGVIGPILCLYFMTRRAKPVFPPKPSRFHLGEVTLERLPSSGATLGAVMATLPAGVQIAGVRQEHHNRLPDPDLELHAGDALLIAADRAAALDEVATALGHIDQGRLAKDRSDITYQRFFVSKSALTSVRLADLPMPPDVSIRILHVRRYDVDLMPSPDLMLELGDRVGVIVASEQVVAARAHFGDTLKSAAEFSYVSVGLGMVLGVLLGLLPIPVPGVGTVTLGIGGGPLIVALILGRLRRTGPLSWVMPLPANIVLRNFGLTLFLATVGINSGQAFVTTVAQTGPLMLLIGVAVLLTTVAIVLLVGFYLLKIPYDDLLGVACGATGNPAILAYSLRIAPTDRPDICYAMIFPSMTIVKVLSVQIIGLLSLSG, encoded by the coding sequence ATGATGGCCTCAGTCAGCGAGCTGGTCGGGACGCAGCCGATCCTCGCACTCTTCCTCGCCATCGGCCTCGGTTATGCGGTGGGGCAAATCAGTATTCTGAACTTTTCCCTCGGCGTGGCGGCCGTGCTCTTCGTCGGCTTGCTGATTGGTGCCCTCGCCCCGAAGGCCCAAATCAACGGTCCGCTCGGTTTGGTCGGGCTGATCATGTTCCTCTACGCGATCGGGATTCTCTACGGGCGCCAATTCTTCGAGGGTCTGTCGGGGCCTGGGCGCATCTATAACGTGCTCGCTGCCGTCGCCGTCGTCGCCAGCCTGCTGGTGGCGCTCGGCCTCGGTGCTATTTTCGATGTTAAACTCGGCCATACTCTCGGCATTTTTGCCGGATCGATGGTCAGCACCGCTGCGCTGCAAGCCGCACTCGACACGATTGGGAACCGGGACCCCTCCGTCGGCTACTCGGTCTCGTATCCGTTCGGCGTGATCGGCCCGATCCTCTGCCTCTATTTCATGACGCGCCGGGCGAAGCCCGTCTTTCCGCCGAAGCCCTCGCGCTTCCACCTCGGCGAAGTGACACTCGAACGCCTGCCGTCCTCTGGCGCGACGCTCGGCGCCGTCATGGCGACGCTTCCGGCTGGCGTGCAGATTGCCGGCGTGCGGCAGGAGCACCATAACCGGCTGCCGGATCCAGACCTCGAACTGCATGCCGGTGACGCGCTTCTGATTGCGGCTGATCGCGCTGCGGCGTTGGACGAGGTCGCCACGGCGCTCGGACACATCGACCAGGGCAGACTTGCCAAGGATCGAAGCGATATCACCTACCAGCGCTTCTTCGTCTCGAAGTCGGCCCTGACCAGCGTGAGATTGGCCGACCTGCCCATGCCGCCGGATGTATCGATCCGCATTCTGCATGTCCGACGCTATGACGTGGACCTCATGCCTTCGCCAGACTTGATGCTGGAGTTGGGCGACCGGGTCGGCGTCATTGTGGCATCCGAGCAGGTGGTTGCCGCGCGGGCGCATTTTGGTGATACCCTGAAATCAGCCGCGGAATTCAGCTATGTCTCCGTCGGCCTCGGCATGGTGCTCGGCGTCCTTCTCGGCCTCTTGCCGATCCCCGTTCCGGGCGTGGGCACCGTCACGCTCGGCATCGGCGGTGGCCCCCTCATCGTGGCGCTGATCCTCGGCAGGCTTCGGCGCACCGGGCCGCTCAGCTGGGTCATGCCGCTGCCCGCCAATATCGTGCTGCGTAATTTCGGTCTGACGCTGTTTCTGGCGACGGTCGGGATCAATTCCGGCCAGGCTTTCGTCACCACGGTAGCGCAGACCGGGCCGCTGATGCTGCTGATCGGCGTGGCGGTGCTGCTGACTACGGTCGCAATCGTATTGCTCGTCGGCTTCTACCTGCTTAAAATCCCATACGACGACCTGCTCGGTGTGGCCTGCGGTGCTACCGGCAACCCTGCCATTCTGGCCTATTCGTTGCGCATCGCGCCAACTGACCGGCCGGATATATGTTACGCGATGATCTTCCCTTCAATGACCATCGTCAAAGTACTCAGTGTGCAGATCATCGGCCTTCTCTCTCTTTCTGGCTGA